Proteins encoded by one window of Roseibium sp. Sym1:
- the galU gene encoding UTP--glucose-1-phosphate uridylyltransferase GalU, with product MNKPIRKAVLPVAGLGTRFLPATKAVPKEMLTIVDRPIIQYVVDEARAAGIEHIVFVTGRNKQVIEDHFDMAYELEDTLRARNKTAALELLEQHRPQPGATSFTRQQAPLGLGHAIWCARDIIGDEPFAILLPDVIIKSKVSCLKQMVDIYEHAGGNIIAVEEVPEDQTHNYGIVELSNEIGKNAHKITNMVEKPPQGTAPSNLQITGRYILQPEIFDLLSKQATGAGGEIQLTDSMLALMKNQPFASLKFEGRSYDCGNKVGFLSANIAFGMDDPKLAHDLVPFMQEMIDHPEAAE from the coding sequence ATGAACAAGCCCATTCGCAAAGCGGTTTTGCCGGTCGCCGGACTTGGCACGCGATTCCTGCCTGCTACGAAGGCTGTGCCGAAGGAAATGCTGACCATCGTCGATCGGCCAATTATCCAGTATGTCGTCGATGAGGCGCGGGCGGCCGGGATCGAACACATCGTTTTCGTTACGGGCCGGAACAAGCAGGTCATCGAAGACCATTTCGACATGGCCTACGAACTGGAAGACACGCTGAGGGCGCGCAACAAGACTGCGGCGCTCGAGCTTCTGGAGCAGCATCGCCCGCAGCCCGGGGCAACCAGTTTCACGCGCCAGCAGGCGCCGCTTGGTCTCGGACATGCGATCTGGTGCGCCCGGGACATCATCGGCGACGAGCCGTTCGCGATCCTGCTGCCGGACGTGATCATCAAGTCGAAAGTCAGCTGTCTCAAGCAGATGGTGGACATCTACGAGCATGCCGGGGGCAACATCATCGCCGTCGAGGAAGTGCCGGAAGACCAGACGCACAATTACGGGATTGTCGAGCTCTCCAACGAAATCGGCAAGAACGCCCACAAAATCACGAACATGGTCGAGAAACCGCCGCAGGGCACGGCGCCGTCCAACCTTCAGATTACCGGGCGCTACATTCTCCAGCCGGAAATATTTGATCTTCTGTCCAAACAGGCAACGGGTGCGGGCGGTGAAATCCAGTTGACCGACAGCATGTTGGCCCTGATGAAGAACCAGCCTTTCGCCTCCCTGAAATTCGAAGGCCGCAGCTACGATTGCGGCAACAAGGTCGGGTTCCTGAGCGCGAATATCGCGTTCGGAATGGACGATCCCAAACTCGCTCACGACCTTGTTCCCTTCATGCAGGAAATGATCGATCATCCCGAGGCTGCGGAATAA
- a CDS encoding nucleotide sugar dehydrogenase, translating to MPSSSLKSLKIAVIGLGYVGLPVATAFAACGFDVVGFDINRRRLDELRQGRDSTASVSSAELEQPTLAFSDREQDLGDRDILIVAVPTPVDEVKRPDLTPFRKAAETVGRNMKPGAIAVFESTVFPGATEEVAVPILERESGLRLGEGFEVGYSPERINPGDSARGFAEITKIVSGSSAKAAEVLETVYGTVVTAGIHRAPSIKVAEAAKVIENTQRDLNIALMNELAMLFHLMGIDTRDVLKGAATKWNFLPFQPGLVGGHCIGVDPYYLTHKAHEIGMTPQVILAGRGTNEAMPGFVAGKIIQECVRLRLPSPPKIAVLGITYKANVPDTRNSKVVDLIRELEKFGATVLVHDPLADPDEVAEEYGITLTPADQFGEADVAVLAVPHSKFCQGETGWQTLTAVLKDKKGLVADIPAALDRESIPEGVRLWRL from the coding sequence ATGCCCAGCAGCTCCCTGAAGTCCCTCAAGATTGCCGTCATCGGTCTCGGCTATGTCGGTTTACCGGTGGCCACGGCTTTTGCAGCCTGCGGCTTCGACGTGGTCGGTTTTGACATCAACCGCAGACGTCTCGATGAATTGCGCCAGGGCCGGGACAGCACCGCCTCGGTATCCAGCGCGGAACTCGAACAGCCCACGCTGGCATTTTCGGATCGCGAACAGGACCTCGGCGACCGGGACATCCTGATCGTCGCGGTGCCGACCCCGGTGGATGAGGTCAAACGGCCGGACCTGACGCCGTTCCGCAAGGCCGCGGAAACTGTCGGTCGGAACATGAAACCCGGCGCGATCGCCGTGTTCGAATCCACGGTGTTCCCTGGGGCCACGGAAGAGGTCGCGGTACCCATCCTGGAGCGGGAATCCGGCTTGCGGCTCGGTGAAGGGTTCGAGGTCGGGTATTCACCGGAGCGGATCAACCCTGGCGACTCGGCACGCGGGTTCGCCGAAATCACCAAGATCGTCTCGGGGTCCTCGGCAAAAGCCGCCGAAGTGCTGGAAACCGTCTACGGCACCGTGGTGACCGCGGGCATTCACCGCGCGCCGTCCATCAAGGTGGCAGAAGCTGCCAAGGTGATCGAGAACACCCAGCGGGATCTCAACATTGCCCTGATGAACGAACTCGCCATGCTGTTTCACCTGATGGGGATCGATACGCGTGATGTGCTAAAGGGCGCAGCGACCAAATGGAACTTTCTGCCCTTTCAGCCCGGGCTGGTCGGAGGTCACTGCATCGGTGTCGATCCCTATTACCTGACGCACAAGGCGCATGAGATCGGAATGACACCCCAGGTCATTCTGGCCGGACGGGGAACCAACGAGGCTATGCCAGGTTTTGTCGCCGGCAAGATAATTCAGGAGTGTGTCCGTCTCAGACTGCCGAGCCCGCCGAAAATCGCGGTGCTTGGCATCACCTACAAGGCCAACGTGCCCGACACGCGCAATTCCAAGGTCGTCGACCTGATCCGCGAACTGGAGAAATTCGGAGCAACGGTCCTTGTCCATGACCCGTTGGCCGATCCGGATGAGGTGGCGGAAGAATATGGAATCACTCTGACCCCGGCAGATCAATTCGGAGAGGCGGATGTCGCTGTGCTTGCCGTTCCGCATTCGAAATTTTGCCAAGGAGAAACCGGCTGGCAAACACTCACAGCCGTTCTGAAGGACAAAAAAGGCCTCGTGGCAGATATTCCGGCCGCCTTGGACAGGGAATCGATTCCTGAGGGTGTCCGTCTCTGGCGCCTTTGA
- a CDS encoding DUF4864 domain-containing protein, producing the protein MAHARFWKLAAAAATSVLLATSAATAEDSLDASAFQKIIKNQMSAFASGNAKAAFSFATNSLQQRFQNPELFMEMVRQGYQPVYHPKSVTFGQSKMTKLGPTQEVYVTGPKGKNWLALYSFEQQDDGTWRISGCYLTTSPGFSA; encoded by the coding sequence ATGGCTCATGCTCGTTTCTGGAAGTTGGCTGCGGCGGCCGCGACAAGCGTGCTGCTTGCGACCAGTGCCGCAACGGCGGAAGACAGCCTCGACGCCTCGGCATTTCAGAAGATCATCAAGAACCAGATGAGCGCCTTTGCCTCTGGCAATGCCAAGGCTGCGTTTTCGTTCGCAACCAATTCCCTGCAACAACGGTTCCAGAACCCCGAATTGTTCATGGAGATGGTCCGGCAAGGCTACCAGCCGGTTTACCATCCCAAGAGCGTCACGTTCGGTCAGTCGAAGATGACCAAACTCGGTCCGACGCAGGAAGTCTACGTCACGGGACCAAAGGGCAAAAACTGGCTGGCTCTCTACAGTTTCGAGCAGCAGGATGACGGAACCTGGCGCATTTCGGGTTGCTACCTGACCACGTCTCCCGGCTTCTCCGCCTGA
- the tgt gene encoding tRNA guanosine(34) transglycosylase Tgt, protein MSDTTNTFDFKLIKTDGAARCGEITTPHGTVRTPAFMPVGTQATVKAMYPEQVRETGADVVLGNTYHLMLRPTAERVARLGGLHKFMNWPHTILTDSGGFQVMSLAQLRKLDEDGVRFQSHIDGQKYHLTPERSVEIQGLLGSDIQMQLDECIKLPSPREEVQRAMELSLRWADRSRRQFEDMGGPGKGQGLYGIVQGGDQPDLRIRSAEELAKMPFEGYSVGGLAVGEPQDVMLQMLDITTPAMPVDKPRYLMGVGTPDDLLESVKRGIDQFDCVMPTRAGRHGLAYTRFGKVNLKNARHQEDPRPLDEESACQATSVYSRAYLHHLVRAGEGLAGMLLTWNNIAYYQTLMQGMRDAIEQGRFEDFYAETKANWAKGDIPAL, encoded by the coding sequence ATGAGCGACACCACCAACACATTCGACTTCAAACTGATCAAGACCGACGGCGCGGCCCGGTGCGGAGAAATCACCACGCCCCACGGAACCGTTCGCACGCCGGCCTTCATGCCCGTCGGCACACAGGCGACCGTCAAGGCCATGTACCCTGAGCAGGTACGCGAGACAGGGGCCGACGTCGTGCTCGGCAACACCTATCACCTGATGCTGCGGCCAACCGCGGAACGGGTGGCGAGACTTGGCGGCCTGCACAAGTTCATGAACTGGCCGCATACGATCCTGACGGACAGCGGCGGATTTCAGGTCATGTCGCTGGCGCAATTGCGCAAATTGGACGAAGACGGTGTCCGGTTCCAGAGCCACATCGACGGGCAGAAATATCACCTGACCCCGGAACGATCCGTTGAAATCCAGGGGCTGCTCGGCTCGGACATCCAGATGCAGCTCGACGAATGCATCAAGTTGCCCAGCCCCAGGGAAGAGGTGCAGCGGGCTATGGAATTGTCGCTCAGATGGGCAGACCGTTCACGACGCCAGTTCGAGGACATGGGCGGACCCGGTAAGGGGCAGGGGCTCTACGGCATCGTTCAGGGGGGCGACCAGCCGGACCTGCGCATCCGCTCGGCGGAGGAACTGGCGAAGATGCCCTTCGAGGGGTATTCGGTTGGCGGTCTGGCGGTCGGCGAACCGCAGGATGTCATGCTGCAGATGCTCGACATCACCACTCCCGCGATGCCCGTGGACAAACCGCGCTACCTGATGGGGGTCGGTACACCGGATGACCTGTTGGAAAGCGTGAAGCGCGGCATAGACCAGTTCGACTGTGTCATGCCGACCCGGGCCGGACGTCACGGCCTGGCCTATACGCGGTTCGGGAAGGTGAACCTCAAGAACGCCCGCCACCAGGAAGATCCGCGGCCACTCGACGAAGAAAGTGCCTGCCAGGCGACAAGCGTTTACAGCCGCGCCTACCTCCACCACCTTGTGCGGGCAGGCGAGGGACTGGCGGGCATGTTGCTGACCTGGAACAATATCGCCTATTACCAGACGCTCATGCAGGGTATGCGCGATGCCATCGAACAGGGCCGCTTCGAGGACTTTTACGCCGAGACCAAGGCAAACTGGGCGAAAGGCGACATCCCGGCCCTTTAG
- the queA gene encoding tRNA preQ1(34) S-adenosylmethionine ribosyltransferase-isomerase QueA → MRVDQFDFVLPNDRIALRPARPRDAARMLVVHPGADQELSDRGVRDLPGLLEPGDALVFNDTRVIPAQLEGTRLRGEISAGIGATLHLRAGPDRWKAFVRPAKKLQVGDDVLFEGFGTRLTAEVAGKADGGEVLLVFDRSGPELDAAIAAVGHIPLPPYIAQKRGEDDQDRQDYQTIFAEKDGAVAAPTAGLHFTPDLLQALRERGIEQHRVTLHVGAGTFLPVKADDTDDHKMHAEWGEVSKATAEALLAVKARGNKVVSVGTTSLRILESSARKTGAISPFKGETSIFITPGYKFRAIDALMTNFHLPRSTLFMLVSAFSGLETMRAAYAHAIDREYRFYSYGDASLLFPGNEAV, encoded by the coding sequence ATGCGCGTCGACCAGTTCGATTTTGTTCTTCCCAATGATCGCATTGCCCTGCGTCCGGCGCGTCCGCGCGATGCGGCCCGCATGCTTGTCGTGCATCCAGGCGCGGATCAGGAATTGAGCGACCGGGGCGTCAGGGATCTGCCCGGACTGCTGGAACCTGGCGATGCGCTGGTCTTCAACGACACGCGCGTGATACCTGCCCAGCTGGAGGGAACCCGCCTGCGGGGCGAGATTTCCGCCGGTATCGGCGCAACCCTGCACCTTAGGGCGGGGCCGGACCGATGGAAGGCCTTTGTGCGACCCGCGAAGAAGCTTCAGGTGGGGGACGATGTCCTGTTCGAGGGCTTCGGCACCCGATTGACCGCGGAAGTCGCCGGCAAGGCCGACGGCGGGGAGGTCCTGCTGGTGTTCGACCGTTCCGGGCCGGAACTCGATGCGGCAATCGCGGCCGTCGGGCATATTCCGCTGCCGCCCTATATCGCCCAGAAACGGGGCGAGGACGACCAGGACCGGCAGGACTACCAGACGATCTTCGCAGAGAAGGACGGCGCGGTCGCGGCCCCGACCGCGGGACTTCACTTCACGCCGGATCTTCTGCAGGCGCTTCGGGAGCGAGGCATAGAACAGCATCGTGTCACCCTGCATGTGGGCGCAGGCACCTTCCTGCCGGTGAAGGCGGACGACACGGACGATCACAAGATGCATGCCGAGTGGGGCGAAGTGTCGAAGGCGACCGCCGAGGCACTTCTGGCGGTCAAGGCGCGCGGCAACAAGGTCGTCAGCGTCGGCACGACGTCGTTGAGGATCCTGGAAAGTTCGGCCCGCAAAACAGGGGCAATCTCCCCCTTCAAGGGCGAAACCTCAATTTTCATCACCCCCGGCTACAAGTTCAGGGCAATCGATGCCCTGATGACCAATTTCCACTTGCCACGGTCAACCCTGTTCATGCTGGTCTCGGCATTTTCCGGCCTGGAGACCATGCGCGCGGCCTACGCCCACGCGATCGACCGGGAGTATCGTTTTTACAGCTACGGCGACGCCTCCCTGCTGTTTCCCGGCAACGAGGCTGTCTGA
- a CDS encoding peptidylprolyl isomerase, whose amino-acid sequence MADIKDAENTLLMETSQGPIVIEMKPDLAPTHVARIKELVREGFYDGIVFHRVIDGFMAQTGCPQGTGTGGSGQKLKAEFSNEKHVRGTCSMARAMDPNSGDSQFFICFTDAPWLDGQYTVWGQVIEGMDNVDKIKRGEPVANPDNIVSLKVAADAA is encoded by the coding sequence ATGGCCGATATCAAAGACGCCGAAAACACCTTGCTGATGGAAACCAGCCAGGGACCGATCGTGATCGAGATGAAACCGGATCTGGCACCGACCCATGTTGCCCGTATCAAGGAACTCGTGCGCGAAGGGTTTTACGACGGCATCGTGTTCCACCGCGTGATCGACGGCTTCATGGCGCAAACCGGCTGTCCTCAGGGCACCGGTACTGGAGGCTCCGGCCAGAAACTGAAAGCCGAGTTCAGCAACGAGAAGCATGTTCGCGGCACCTGTTCCATGGCCCGTGCCATGGATCCGAATTCCGGCGACAGCCAGTTCTTCATCTGCTTCACCGACGCGCCCTGGCTCGACGGCCAGTACACGGTCTGGGGCCAGGTGATCGAAGGCATGGACAATGTCGACAAGATCAAGCGCGGCGAGCCGGTCGCCAACCCGGACAATATCGTGTCCTTGAAAGTGGCGGCCGACGCGGCCTGA
- a CDS encoding peptidylprolyl isomerase — protein MSRFFAILTVLASLFVLPAVANAQGDPENTLFLDLKDGRVVIQLRPDLAPNHVARIKKLARDGFYDGIVFHRVIEGFMAQTGDPTGTGRGGSPEPDLKAEFSSAPFKRGTLGMARAANPDSANSQFFIMFDDGDFLNGQYTVFGEVVDGMEFVDNITRGEPPANPDKIVKMQVAADAQ, from the coding sequence GTGTCACGATTTTTTGCAATCCTCACTGTTCTGGCCTCGCTGTTTGTTCTTCCCGCAGTTGCCAACGCACAAGGCGATCCGGAGAACACGCTCTTTCTGGACCTGAAGGACGGCCGTGTTGTCATCCAGCTCCGTCCGGATCTCGCACCGAACCACGTCGCGCGCATCAAGAAACTTGCGCGGGACGGATTTTATGACGGCATCGTCTTTCATCGCGTGATCGAGGGCTTCATGGCCCAGACCGGCGACCCGACGGGCACCGGTCGGGGCGGTTCCCCGGAACCCGACCTGAAAGCGGAATTCTCAAGTGCCCCCTTCAAGCGTGGCACCCTCGGAATGGCGCGCGCTGCCAACCCCGACAGTGCCAATTCCCAGTTTTTCATCATGTTCGACGACGGAGACTTCCTGAACGGCCAGTACACCGTCTTCGGTGAAGTCGTCGACGGCATGGAATTCGTCGACAACATCACCCGCGGCGAACCGCCGGCAAACCCGGACAAGATCGTCAAGATGCAGGTCGCTGCGGACGCACAATAA
- the coaD gene encoding pantetheine-phosphate adenylyltransferase has product MTRIALYPGSFDPVTNGHMDILRQSLALADMVVVAIGIHPGKNPLFSFEERVELIHASAKAEFTPQEAERIDVIAFDDLVINTARSQGAAYLVRGLRDGTDLDYEMQMAGMNGTLEPDIRTVFLPASPNVRHITATLVRQIAKMGGEISAFVPKPVAEPLRNRARPVN; this is encoded by the coding sequence ATGACTCGTATTGCGCTTTACCCGGGATCCTTCGACCCCGTTACCAACGGCCACATGGACATTTTACGCCAGTCACTCGCGCTGGCCGACATGGTGGTGGTCGCGATCGGAATTCATCCCGGGAAGAATCCGCTGTTTTCGTTCGAGGAACGGGTTGAGCTGATCCACGCTTCGGCCAAGGCGGAATTCACACCGCAGGAAGCTGAACGGATCGACGTGATCGCCTTTGACGATCTGGTCATCAACACCGCCCGAAGCCAAGGGGCGGCCTATCTTGTCCGCGGTCTGCGGGACGGCACGGATCTCGACTACGAAATGCAGATGGCCGGCATGAACGGAACGCTGGAGCCGGATATCCGGACCGTGTTTCTGCCTGCGTCCCCGAATGTGCGCCACATCACCGCCACGTTGGTGCGCCAGATCGCAAAAATGGGCGGGGAAATCTCCGCCTTCGTGCCCAAGCCGGTTGCCGAACCACTGCGCAATCGGGCACGACCCGTCAACTGA
- a CDS encoding phosphopantetheine adenylyltransferase: MRSTTNTPRTAPKSAAQPFSFRAKAVDPAVHVKMAAVFVLALLTMIAAGVMTMHPSNASQAEDLTNPATQGLTATKSDRVAVSQSNDRCKSQAWGAWSEDCAASLTGAARVRNVSFVTVQTSKPSVNETILARYPTAN, from the coding sequence ATGAGGAGCACTACCAATACCCCCCGGACCGCACCGAAAAGCGCGGCGCAGCCGTTTTCCTTTCGTGCGAAGGCCGTCGATCCGGCCGTCCATGTCAAGATGGCCGCTGTCTTCGTGCTGGCCCTCCTGACAATGATTGCAGCGGGCGTCATGACCATGCACCCGAGCAACGCTTCCCAGGCCGAGGACCTGACCAACCCGGCAACACAGGGTCTGACAGCGACCAAGAGCGACCGGGTAGCCGTCTCGCAGAGCAATGACAGGTGCAAATCCCAGGCATGGGGTGCCTGGAGCGAGGATTGCGCGGCATCCCTGACCGGCGCGGCCCGTGTCCGCAACGTGTCCTTCGTTACCGTTCAGACCTCGAAGCCAAGCGTCAATGAAACCATCCTGGCCCGGTACCCGACGGCCAACTAG
- the gyrA gene encoding DNA gyrase subunit A — protein MKRSYLDYAMSVIVSRALPDVRDGLKPVHRRILYSMHENGYEWNKPYRKSARVVGDVMGKYHPHGDSAIYDALVRMAQNFSLRLPLIDGQGNFGSVDGDPAAAMRYTECRLEKVAHKLLDDIDKETVDFQENYDNSESEPVVLPAKFPNLLVNGAGGIAVGMATNIPPHNLGEVIDAAIAMMENPAMSLEELMQIVPGPDFPTGGMILGRAGIRSAFESGRGSVVMRAKVDIEEVRKDRNALIVTEIPYQVNKSTMIEKIAELVRDKRIEGISDIRDESDRSGMRVVIELKRDAVPDVILNQLYRFSQLQTSFGCNMVALNGGKPEQMNLSDMLRAFVSFREEVIQRRTRYLLKKARDRAHILVGLGIAVANIDEVIKLIRGAPDPATARAQLMERNWPAQDVEALIRLIDDPRHMVQEDGTYKLSEEQARAILDLRLQRLTAMGRDEIEEELNKIGAEISDFLDILRSRARIQEIVRDEMLEIKEEFATPRRTEIIEGGPDFDEEDLIQREDMVVTVSHGGYIKRVPLATYRAQRRGGKGRSGMATKEEDFVTRLFVANTHTPVLFFSSRGICYKMKVWRLPLGGPTSRGKALINLLPLEQGEQITSILPLPEDEDSWADLDVMFATVRGTVRRNKLSDFVNINRNGKIAMKLEEGDGIVGVDTCSEHDDVMLTTNFGQCIRFPATDVRVFAGRNSVGVRGIRLADDDRVISMQILHHIDVDAEERAAYLKLSRAMRGEADENGNGPDEDGVVAGDLPQERYAQMSAAEQIILTISENGYGKRTSSFEYRVTGRGGKGITAMAVNNRNGGLVASFPVEDSYQIMLVTNGGQLIRCPVDGIRIAGRATQGVIVFKTAADEKVVAVEGISEVDEEEDLAVDGEAVEGGEGSAEGGAPDTPPADDGDDTPES, from the coding sequence ATGAAGCGCAGCTATCTCGATTACGCCATGAGCGTGATCGTGTCCCGCGCGCTGCCCGACGTACGAGACGGACTGAAACCGGTTCACCGGCGCATCCTGTATTCGATGCACGAGAACGGCTACGAGTGGAACAAGCCCTACCGCAAGTCGGCCCGTGTGGTCGGCGATGTCATGGGTAAATACCACCCGCATGGCGACAGCGCGATCTACGACGCGCTCGTGCGCATGGCGCAGAACTTCTCGCTGCGCCTTCCGCTCATCGACGGTCAGGGCAATTTTGGCTCCGTCGACGGCGACCCGGCCGCGGCCATGCGCTACACGGAATGCCGTCTCGAAAAGGTCGCCCACAAGCTTCTGGATGATATCGACAAGGAAACCGTCGACTTCCAGGAGAACTACGACAACTCCGAGAGCGAGCCGGTCGTCCTGCCGGCGAAGTTCCCGAACCTGCTGGTCAACGGCGCCGGCGGCATCGCCGTGGGCATGGCCACCAACATTCCGCCCCATAACCTGGGCGAAGTGATCGACGCCGCCATCGCCATGATGGAAAACCCGGCGATGTCGCTCGAAGAACTGATGCAGATCGTCCCCGGGCCGGACTTCCCGACCGGAGGCATGATCCTCGGCAGGGCCGGGATCCGCAGCGCGTTTGAAAGCGGGCGCGGCTCGGTTGTCATGCGGGCAAAGGTCGACATCGAGGAAGTCCGCAAGGACCGGAACGCGCTGATCGTCACCGAGATCCCGTATCAGGTCAACAAGTCCACGATGATCGAGAAAATCGCCGAACTGGTGCGCGACAAGCGCATCGAGGGCATTTCCGACATTCGCGATGAAAGCGATCGCTCCGGCATGCGGGTGGTGATCGAACTGAAGCGTGACGCCGTCCCGGACGTCATCCTGAACCAGCTCTATCGTTTCAGCCAGCTGCAGACCTCGTTCGGTTGCAACATGGTTGCGCTCAACGGCGGCAAGCCGGAACAGATGAACCTGTCCGACATGCTGCGCGCTTTCGTTTCCTTCCGCGAGGAAGTGATCCAGCGGCGCACGCGCTACCTCCTGAAAAAGGCGCGTGACCGGGCCCACATCCTGGTCGGTCTCGGCATTGCCGTCGCCAATATCGACGAGGTCATCAAGCTGATCCGCGGTGCGCCGGATCCCGCAACGGCCCGGGCGCAGCTGATGGAACGCAACTGGCCGGCCCAGGATGTCGAGGCGCTGATCCGCCTGATCGACGACCCGCGCCACATGGTCCAGGAGGACGGCACCTACAAGCTGTCCGAAGAACAGGCCCGCGCCATTCTCGACCTGCGCCTGCAGCGCCTGACGGCCATGGGCCGGGACGAGATCGAGGAAGAACTCAACAAGATCGGCGCGGAAATTTCCGATTTTCTCGACATCCTGCGCTCCCGGGCGCGCATCCAGGAAATCGTCCGCGACGAGATGCTGGAGATCAAGGAAGAATTCGCGACGCCGCGCAGAACGGAAATCATCGAGGGCGGCCCGGATTTCGACGAGGAAGACCTGATCCAGCGCGAGGACATGGTGGTGACCGTGTCCCATGGCGGCTACATCAAGCGCGTACCGCTCGCCACCTACCGGGCACAGCGCCGCGGTGGCAAGGGCCGCTCAGGCATGGCCACCAAGGAAGAGGATTTCGTCACCCGGCTGTTCGTGGCCAACACCCATACGCCGGTCCTTTTCTTCTCGTCGCGCGGCATCTGCTACAAGATGAAGGTCTGGCGTCTGCCCCTGGGTGGTCCGACCTCGCGCGGCAAGGCCCTGATCAACCTGCTGCCGCTGGAACAGGGCGAACAGATCACATCCATCCTGCCATTGCCGGAGGATGAGGACAGCTGGGCAGATCTCGACGTCATGTTCGCGACCGTGCGCGGCACGGTGCGCCGGAACAAGCTGTCCGACTTCGTCAACATCAACCGGAACGGCAAGATCGCCATGAAACTGGAAGAGGGCGACGGCATTGTCGGTGTCGACACCTGTTCCGAACATGACGACGTCATGCTGACCACCAATTTCGGCCAATGCATCCGGTTCCCGGCAACAGACGTACGTGTCTTTGCCGGCCGTAACTCCGTCGGCGTGCGCGGCATCCGGCTCGCCGATGACGATCGGGTCATTTCCATGCAGATCCTGCATCACATCGATGTCGATGCGGAGGAGCGAGCCGCATATCTGAAGCTGTCGCGGGCCATGCGCGGTGAAGCCGACGAAAATGGCAACGGGCCGGATGAAGACGGTGTGGTTGCCGGCGACCTGCCTCAGGAACGCTACGCCCAGATGAGCGCCGCGGAACAGATCATCCTGACGATCTCGGAAAACGGCTACGGCAAGAGGACCTCGTCCTTCGAATACCGGGTCACCGGTCGCGGCGGCAAGGGCATCACCGCCATGGCCGTCAACAACCGCAATGGCGGGCTGGTGGCTTCGTTCCCGGTCGAGGACAGCTACCAGATCATGCTGGTGACGAATGGCGGCCAGTTGATCCGCTGTCCGGTCGACGGCATCCGCATCGCGGGCCGCGCGACCCAGGGCGTGATCGTCTTCAAGACGGCCGCCGACGAAAAGGTCGTCGCCGTCGAAGGCATCTCGGAAGTGGATGAGGAAGAGGATCTCGCCGTGGACGGTGAAGCGGTGGAAGGCGGCGAGGGATCTGCCGAAGGCGGAGCTCCGGACACCCCGCCCGCGGATGACGGGGACGACACTCCGGAAAGCTGA
- a CDS encoding MarC family protein, translating to MLDYYINAFATLFVTIDPVGLAPMFLAVTAGMSKHDRRKVAIRATLTAAGILLVFYASGQTVLNVLGISVSAFRVAGGILLFLIAIEMIFGKRQERKTETAEKAVESEAHHGTINELAIFPLAIPLISGPAAISAIILLSGQAPDTLTYAGLGGVIAIILLSCMGAFLLADKIERLLGDTAQLVITRLLGVLLAALSVQFVADGVLAFIRA from the coding sequence ATGCTCGACTATTACATCAACGCTTTTGCGACCCTATTCGTGACCATCGATCCGGTCGGCCTGGCGCCGATGTTCCTGGCCGTTACGGCGGGAATGAGCAAGCACGACCGGCGCAAGGTTGCCATCCGGGCGACCTTGACGGCGGCGGGCATCCTGCTTGTTTTCTATGCTTCGGGGCAGACCGTCCTCAACGTCCTGGGCATCTCGGTGTCCGCCTTCCGGGTTGCTGGCGGTATTCTCCTGTTCCTGATCGCGATCGAGATGATCTTCGGCAAACGCCAGGAGCGCAAGACGGAAACCGCCGAAAAGGCGGTGGAGTCCGAAGCTCATCACGGCACGATCAACGAGCTTGCGATCTTTCCGCTTGCAATTCCCCTCATTTCCGGTCCCGCCGCCATATCCGCGATCATCCTCCTGTCCGGCCAGGCACCGGACACGCTGACCTATGCCGGTCTCGGCGGGGTGATCGCAATTATTCTGTTGAGCTGCATGGGCGCGTTCCTGCTGGCCGACAAGATCGAGCGTCTACTGGGGGACACCGCGCAGCTGGTGATCACCCGTCTGCTCGGTGTGCTGCTGGCGGCTCTTTCGGTGCAGTTCGTCGCCGATGGCGTGCTGGCCTTCATCCGCGCATGA